The sequence below is a genomic window from Pseudochaenichthys georgianus unplaced genomic scaffold, fPseGeo1.2 scaffold_1169_arrow_ctg1, whole genome shotgun sequence.
GTGTCTTTGAGTGAGTGTCTTTGAGTGAGTGTCTTTGAGTGATAGCATATTTGAGTGTTAGCATCTTTGAGTGATAGCATCTTTGAGTGAGTGTCTTTGAGTGATAGCATCTTTGAGTTAGTGTCTTTGAGTGATAGCATATTTGAGTGATAGCGTCTTTGAGTGTTAGCGTCTTTGAGTGATAGCGTCTTTGAGTGATAGCGTCTTTGAGTGATAGCGTCTTTGAGTGATAGCATCTTTGAGTTAGTGTCTTTGAGTGATAGCGTCTTTGAGTGATAGCATCTTTGAGTGATAGCATCTTTGAGTGATAGCGTCTTTGAGTTAGTGTCTTTGAGTTAGTGTCTTTGAGTGATAGCGTCTTTGAGTTAGTGTCTTTGAGTGATAGCGTCTTTGAGTGATAGTGTCTTTGAGTGATAGCATCTTTGAGTGATAGCGTCTTTGAGTGATAGCGTCTTTGAGTGATAGCGTCTTTGAGTGATAGCGTCTTTGAGTGATAGCGTCTTTGAGTGATAGCCTCTTTGAGTGATAGCCTCTTTGAGTGATAGCCTCTTTGAGTGATAGCGTCTTTGAGTGATAGCATATTTGAGTGAGTGTCTTTGAGTGAGTGTCTTTGAGTGATAGCGTCTTTGAGTGATAGCGTCTTTGAGTGATAGCGTCTTTGAGTGATAGCGTCTTTGAGTTAGTGTTTGAGTGATAGCGGCTTTGAGTGATAGCGTCTTTGAGTGATAGCATCTTTGAGTTAGTGTTTTTGAGTGATAGCGTCTTTGAGTGATAGCGTCTTTGAGTGATAGCAACTTTGAGTGATAGCGTCTTTGAGTGATAGCGTATTTGAGTGATATCATATTTGAGTGATAGCATCTTTGAGTTAGTGTCTTTGAGTGATAGCGTCTTTGAGTGATAGCGTCTTTGAGTGATAGCGTCTTTGAGTGATAGCGTCTTTGAGTGATAGCGTCTTTGAGTGATAGCGTCTTTGAGTGATAGCATATTTGAGTGATAGCGTCTTTGAGTTAGTGTTTTTGAGTGATAGCGTCTTTGAGTGATAGCGTCTTTGAGTGATAGCAACTTTGAGTGATAGCGTCTTTGAGTGATAGCCTCTTTGAGTGATAGCCTCTTTGAGTGATAGCCTCTTTGAGTGATAGCCTCTTTGAGTGATAGCGTCTTTGAGTGATAGCATCTTTGAGTGATAGCGTCTTTGAGTGATAGCGTCTTTGAGTGATAGCGTCTTTGAGTGATAGCGTCTTTGTTGTCTGCTTTCTTTTGAACTATCCTGCTTGCTAAAATCGAGCTGACATTAAAACTCTTCAAAAGTCGGATTCATGACAAGAAATAactcattcatttatttatatactatcCTATGTTGTCTTTGTTGTGATCTTTTCTACTGTAGATACGtccatatttgtattcttattttattatattttcatgCCTGGACACATACAATTGTCTTTATAAAGATGTGTGTTTTTCAACAGGGTTGGTTTAATTTCCCTCCACAGCATTCGTCTTGTACGATAGGGGCTGTATGAAATGCTCTTCCTGTATCGTGTGTGCTCAGCCGTCTCCGAGCAGCCTTCAGAGAGCGCTTGTAAAGGATACGAAGGCATCTTATTATACAGACAGAGCCCTACTGTGTCAAACTGTGTCTTTTATAAAGGCTTTTATTGCTTTTATGGGGGGCTGTAAGGTGAGGCGGCTTATACACTATTTCAGCCTGGGGGGGATCAATCAATTATCAAATTAGTTTATATTCACCGCGAGTCCATTTAAAAGAGAAATCAGCTCAGAGCTCACGCCCACACACTCCCGCTCACGATACACAGTCTCTCCTGCTCTTTCCGTTTCTCAgttttgtagcactttgagttttgtttacgcatatgaaaagtgcgcttataaataaaatatattattattattattatttttgagtGAGTGTCTTTGAGTGATAGCGTCTTTGAGTGATAGTGTCTTTGAGTGAGTGTCTTTGAGTGAGTGTGTTTGAGTGATAGTGTCTTTGAGTGAGTGTCTTTGAGTGATAGCATATTTGAGTGTTAGCGTCTTTGAGTGATAGCATCTTTGAGTGATAGCATCTTTGAGTGATAGCATCTTTGAGTTAGTGTCTTTGAGTGATAGCGTCTTTGAGTGATAGCGTCTTTGAGTGATAGCATCTTTGAGTTAGTGTCTTTGAGTGATAGCGTCTTTGAGTGATAGTGTCTTTGAGTGATAGCATATTTGAGTGTTAGCGTCTTTGAGTGATAGCGTCTTTGAGTGATAGCATCTTTGAGTGAGTGTCTTTGAGTGATAGCGTCTTTGAGTGATAGCATCTTTGAGTGATAGCATCTTTGAGTTAGTGTCTTTGAGTGATAGCGTCTTTGAGTGATAGCGTCTTTGAGTGAGTGTCTTTGAGTGATAGCATATTTGAGTGTTAGCATCTTTGAGTGATAGCGTCTTTGAGTGATAGCATCTTTGAGTGAGTGTCTTTGAGTGATAGCGTCTTTGAGTGATAGCGTCTTTGAGTTAGTGTTTTTGAGTGATAGCGTCTTTGAGTGATAGCAACTTTGAGTGATAGCGTCTTTGAGTGATAGCGTCTTTGAGTGATAGCAACTTTGAGTGATAGCGTCTTTGAGTGATAGCGTCTTTGAGTGATAGCGTCTTTGAGTGATAGCCTCTTTGAGTGATAGCATCTTTGAGTGATAGCGTCTTTGAGTGATAGCGTCTTTGAGTGATAGCGTCTTTGAGTGATAGCGTCTTTGTTGTCTGCTTTCTTTTGAACTATCCTGCTTGCTAAAATCGAGCTGACATTAAAACTCTTCAAAAGTCGGATTCATGACAAGAAATAactcattcatttatttatatactatcCTATGTTGTCTTTGTTGTGATCTTTTCTACTGTAGATATGtccatatttgtattcttattttattatattttcatgCCTGGACACATACAATTGTCTTTATAAAGATGTGTGTTTTTCAACAGGGTTGGTTTAATTTCCCTCCACAGCATTCGTCTTGTACGATAGGGGCTGTATGAAATGCTCTTCCTGTATCGTGTGTGCTCAGCCGTCTCCGAGCAGCCTTCAGAGAGCGCTTGTAAAGGATACGAAGGCATCTTATTATACAGACAGAGCCCTACTGTGTCAAACTGTGTCTTTTATAAAGGCTTTTATTGCTTTTATGGGGGGCTGTAAGGTGAGGCGGCTTATACACTATTTCAGCCTGGGGGGGATCAATCAATTATCAAATTAGTTTATATTCACCGCGAGTCCATTTAAAAGAGAAATCAGCTCAGAGCTCACGCCCACACACTCCCGCTCACGATACACAGTCTCTCCTGCTCTTTCCGTTTCTCAgttttgtagcactttgagttttgtttacgcatatgaaaagtgcgcttataaataaaatatattattattattattatttttgagtGAGTGTCTTTGAGTGATAGTGTCTTTGAGTGATAGCATCTTTGAGTGATAGTGTCTTTGAGTTAGTGTCTTTGAGTGAGTGTGTTTGAGTGAGTGTCTTTGAGTGATAGCATATTTGAGTGATAGCATCTTTGAGTGATAGCATCTTTGAGTTAGTGTCTTTGAGTGATAGCGTCTTTGAGTGATAGCGTCTTTGAGTGATAGCATCTTTGAGTCAGTGTCTTTGAGTGATAGCGTCTTTGAGTGATAGTGTCTTTGAGTGTTAGCGTCTTTGAGTGTTAGCGTCTTTGAGTGATAGCGTCTTTGAGTGATAGCATCTTTGAGTGAGTGTCTTTGAGTGATAGCGTCTTTGAGTGATAGCATCTTTGAGTGATAGCATCTTTGAGTTAGTGTCTTTGAGTGATAGCGTCTTTGAGTGATAGCGTCTTTGAGTGAGTGTCTTTGAGTGATAGCATATTTGAGTGTTAGCGTCTTTGAGTGATAGCGTCTTTGAGTGATAGCATCTTTGAGTGAGTGTCTTTGAGTGATAGCGTCTTTGAGTGATAGCGTCTTTGAGTGATAGCGTCTTTGAGTTAGTGTTTTTGAGTGATAGCGTCTTTGAGTGATAGCGTCTTTGAGTGATAGCATATTTGAGTGATAGCATCTTTGAGTGATAGCATCTTTGAGTTAGTGTTTTTGAGTGATAGCGTCTTTGAGTGATAGCGTCTTTGAGTGAGTGTCTTTGAGTGAGTGTCTTTGAGTGATAGCGTATTTGAGTGTTAGCGTCTTTGAGTGATAGCGTCTTTGAGTGATAGCATCTTTGAGTGAGCGTCTTTGAGTGATAGCGTCTTTGAGTGATAGCGTCTTTGAGTGAGTGTCTTTGAGTGATAGCGTATTTGAGTGATAGCGTCTTTGAGTGATAGCGTATTTGAGTGATAGCGTCTTTGAGTGATAGCGTCTTTGAGTGATAGCGTCTTTGAGTGATAGCGTCTTTGAGTGATAGCGTCTTTGAGTTAGTGTTTTGAGTGATAGCGGCTTTGAGTGATAGCGTCTTTGAGTGATAGCATATTTGAGTGATAGCATCTTTGAGTTAGTGTTTTTGAGTGATAGCGTCTTTGAGTGATAGCGTCTTTGAGTGATAGCAACTTTGAGTGATAGCGTCTTTGAGTGATAGCAACTTTGAGTGATAGCGTCTTTGAGTGATAGCGTATTTGAGTGATATCATATTTGAGTGATAGCATCTTTGAGTTAGTGTCTTTGAGTGATAGCGTCTTTGAGTGATAGCGTCTTTGAGTGATAGCGTCTTTGAGTTAGTGTGTTTGAGTGATAGCGTCTTTGAGTGATAGCGTCTTTGAGTGATAGCATATTTGAGTGATAGCGTCTTTGAGTTAGTGTTTTTGAGTGATAGCGTCTTTGAGTGATAGCAACTTTGAGTGATAGCGTCTTTGAGTGATAGCGTCTTTGAGTGATAGCAACTTTGAGTGATAGCGTCTTTGAGTGATAGCATCTTTGAGTGATAGCGTCTTTGAGTGATAGCGTCTTTGAGTGATAGCGTCTTTGAGTGATAGCGTCTTTGTTgtctgctttgttttgaactatCCTGCTTGCTAAAattacattaaacattaaactctTCAAAAGTCGGATTCATGACAAGAAAGAACTCACCTTCTTCGGTTCTTTTgtcttgttcttcttcttcttcatcttcttgtcCTCCTGCTCGGGGTCGGAGGTGATGGCGGGGTTATCTATCCCACCTTTCCAGGGGTCTGCAGGGGAGAGTAATGGGTCTTCCTCGCTGCCTCGGTGGGCtcttccctttttctttttctgcgtGGCAGGACCAGACTCTTCGCCATCGCTGTCCGATTGGAACCGTCTTTGGTAGGCCTTCGTTTTGCTGAACAGGATTTTAGAACGATGTTTGTATTTTGATGGCCGCCGTGCAGCCTGAGACTTTCTGTCAAACCcgttctcttcctctcctccgtGGAGGCTGTGCAATCCACCGAAGGAGTTTCTTATTTTGACCAGGCGGCTGTGGGAGTCTTCGGGCACGGCGTATATATCGTCGTTGTGGTATCTGGACCTCAACAAGGTGTCTACTGGGTCTGCATAGTTGTCTGACGCATCCACGTCCTCACCGTGCGTCAACTGGCCGCGTGGGATCCTACGGTTGCTTTTCATGCCAGCTTCGATGGTTTTCAACAGGTTGGGGTCCAGCTTTTTGACATTAGGTTTGGGCAACACTGGTTTGGGCCGGACAGGTGGAGGCACTTTGTGGTTGCGCTCATGATCTCCAATCGGGGTGCTATGGACTGGGTACTCATTGCCTTCTAGGTCAATGCGGTACTTTGCCCGCTCGCTGGGTGTGGGGAGAAGCTGAACATCATCACCTATCGGACTGTAAGGCGGCGGGGCCTCGTTGTCATCATCAGATTCTGGGTAATAGGTGTTGTAAGCCGGGGAGTGGCTATGAGGCGAGGTGGGGAACACGTCTTCACTCGCTCCAGTGGTGCACTCCCGTGACGAACTGTCGTAAAGGAAGGAACTCTCAATGTTCGGCTTTTTCTCCAGCACTTCGTTGAAGAAGGGTGTAAAAACCTCCGTCTGCCGATGATACTGCGACAGGGAATAGAGGGCCGTGAACTTGGCAGCAATCTCTGTGGCAATGTGCTCCCCCTCCGTCATCAGCTCCTTGATGGCATCATTCTCAAAGAAGTCTGCCTGACTGTCTGTAATCGCCACCATCTGGACAGGGATCACGTCTTGGACCTCGGCCAAAAACGCCCGCAGCGTCGCCATGGAAGCCTTGCGTTTGGCCGAGTACACCAAGATGTAGCCGTGGACTAGTTCATCTTTGCGGACACCAATGGCAGTGTGGTAGGACAGGACGGTGACCTggatcctcctcctgctgtccCCGATGATCTTGTCTAGTATCAGTGTGTTGCTCTGGCCAGGCTGCCCGGCGCTACAGCAGTGCGAGTCTAGGAAAGGGGAGAGGATGAGGTCAACGCTGAAAGGATCCCAGCACATGGCGCACATGACTATCCTAAGATCTGTCTCTGACATGTCTTTGATAGATGGCAGTGGAGCCAAGACGTCAAAGTTATGCTTCAATCCCTCAAGTACCGCTCGAAGACCCTGCTTAACCTGGAACTCTGTGAATTTTCGTGGAAAGGCCACAGAGGGGATGTCGACGAAGGTGCACTGCAACTTGTTGGCCAGCTGTTGGCCTTGGTGCCTCAGGATGGGTATGTTTTTGCAAATATTATCCCTCTGATTAGCCAGGATTAAAATGAACGGAAGTGGCTGTGCAAACCTATCTCGTCTACTTTGTGCTATCTCTGCTCTGATTCTGCCTATGCAATCTCCAATGCAGTTGAGGGACTCTATGGAGTTGAACACACAAAAGCAGCCATGTGGCTTGAAAGTGTTGACCCACGTATGGCTGAAGAGAAGCGTGGAATTGACATCCACGGGAAGAAGCTCCAGTTCGTAGATTTTCCCATCTAAGGTGTACTCGTCGTCTGTGGACTGAGCTCTGATCTCGTTGGCAAGTTCCTGCGAGAGACCCTCCCTTCCCAGGAGGCAGAGGTTGATCTTATCAATGTTGGCACTGCTATAGTAAAGATTAGAGCGTCCGTGGTCCAGCTGCACCAACCGGTTTGCTAAAACCTGCTCTACTTTCATATCCACACAGTTCTGCCCACTCAGGCATGTCTCCTTAGTGGGGTGGTATACAAACCCGatgtgtttgagaagcagtGACTCTCTATCTGGGGCAAGTTTCTGCAGTGCTCTGTATCTGGGCTCCTCGTTCAGCACACAGTGAATCTCACTCATTTTGTCGCAGCTGGGGGTGGCGTTCAGATCCAAGTCATAGAAAAGCTCAGCATGCTCAAAAAGCATTTCCTGAAAATCCTCTTTGGCCCTTTCAACTATTTCCTGCTGGTGTCTACAGTAAACATCCCTTCGGTCTGATTCCGAGATGTACTTGTAGGCCTCGTCCTCCATGACAAAGCACATGACTTCCTCCCAAGGCTGCCCTGCACTGATAAAATGAACCCTATCCAGTGTCTTCTTGAACCTATCTTTCATCTCGCCCCTTCTCTTCTCAGACAGCAAGTGCTGGACGTGGTTGTGGTAAATTCTCTCCCCGTCAGGTGTTTCGAGGAGGTCAAAGGGTATCCTGCGATCGCTGATGTCGATATGGTCGGTCTCATCCCACGGCGTTTTCTCCAGAACGACGAACCAGTACTGGAAGTCGGTTCTGTTCCGGATCACACTCTGCGCCTCGGGCCAGGAGAGGTGCTCGACCTCGTCCAGGTTGTTGAGGAGGTTGTTCAGGGTTTTCGGTAGCGTCGTCAGGTACTCTTCCCTCCTTCTCCGGATGTGCTCCTGCTTCAGTTGTGCAATGTGCTTTGTGAACATGTTGCGTGCTTTCCTGGTGCCCTCCAACGTGATGAAATCATCGTAGTCGGACTGCCCCTTCAGATTATTACTCACCGTTGTCCACGTGGTGTGGTAATCTCTCACTGTGTGCTTCATCACTTTCTCAAATCTATCAGTTAACGAGGCTACGAGATGCCGTTGGGTTTTATAGGCGTCCAGGTATGGCACAGTTTTCGGCTTCCCCCTCGTTTTATCCAGCTGCTGGATTAGGACGTTGAAGCAAACTTCTACGTTGATGTTGCACCGTGCCGACGTTTCAATTAGCAGCAGGTTCTTCTTGTTGGCAACAAAGGCCTGCAGGTCCCTCAGATGCTGGTCCACATACTCGTCACATTTTGTGGCAGCGATGACAATGGGCTTCTTTGACTTGACAATTTGGGAGTACACGCTGTTGACAAACTTCATCTGATCTTCAAACTTCCTATTGCAACCCTTGCTAATATCGATACAGAGCACAAAGCCGTCGATGTTTAGCTTTCCATCGGGCATCTGCCTCTGCTCAAAGTCCTGCTCCAAGCCCAGCTGGTCCGTACAGATGTACATTAGCTTTTCCGCCGACTGGAGCTTTGACGCTGCCGCCCGTTTGGTGTACGGCTGCAGGTTCGTACTCCGATGCGGAAGAAACGTCTGGTCATCGATAAACTCCGTCTGTTCAATGACTTGTAATTTACAGTCCAACCCATCGTCGCCTCGATGCGCCACTTCCCCCCAGTACAGGAAGTGGTCATTGTTTACAACTCGTCCCCCAAAGTCTATTGTGCTCAGAACTGAGGTGTGCTCCGAGTAGTAGCTGTCCGCATTGGGGCGCATGTACCGGTTACATAGGCAGGACTTGCCAACGCCACAGTTCCCCTTCTCTTTCTCCGTCCCCGAGAGGCCAACCACACTGAGGGCGAATGTCGGGGGGCGTGCATCCTTGTTCTTGGCCATTATTTCCCCCCACGCATCGCTGACTTGGTCACTTCCGGGAAAAAGGTCAAGATATCATTCCAGTTCTGCTCGTCAGTGGTATAGAGGCACGTTCATCCTGATTTCCCTTGGCAGTGGTGTATCCCCCTCCAACTTAGTATATCTCTCTCTCCACTTCTGTCCTGGGTCTTCTTTGAGCTGCGAGAGAACAGCTGGCTTCCCCTTTTATCACCTGCCTGCAAGACATGGAGTTTACAATTAGGAAAAGATAAAAGGcaaaacaaactaaaacataTTGGCACGGATTTGTCCTCCGAGCCCTTTAGTCTCCTTATCACAAATAACataattagctttttgtttcccTGCACATCCCTCTAGGACATATATGTACACGTGTGCACGGTGTGGTACAACAAATCAGACATGCTAATCAGGCATTACAGAGAGTTATCGGGAAATTATACAACGGTACACATTATCACAGGACAAAATAATCCCTCCTAAATCGTAAAAGCTTAACAACAAGGCTTTTGATCAGCCTTTCATGTATTAGTTACAGTGTGAGCTCGTCTTAAAACATTACAGTTGTAGGTTTctaatctaaaaatatgatttaaaaaaagcatCCTTCTTTTTAGTACAATATCAAAAAGGACTTTTTGGACGACAAAGGGAAATGCATATAAAAGAAAGGGAGAGCGATTCCATCAGGGGCCGTGTGCAGCAATGCCACTTTCCTCTCGCAGAGGAAAAGAAGAGCTTTCAACCAATTTGTGCCGAGGCAGGATAAAAATGGCATGCAACTCCAGGCCTTTGACAGCCACTGACCTAGAAATGATGTGCGTCCCCACGAGAAAGAAACAGAACATAAATCAGTTCACAGATTTGTTATCGTCGGCGGCACACGATGAGGGTTGAACGTATAATCCTGATTATTCTGCCCGTCGTTCTCTTAAAGCCTTACTTTCTAGTTATGACTAATCCTAATTGGCCCTCTTCATTATGTGTGGAAGGAAATCATTTAGCTTCTTGCTCTGTATCTTTTCTGTACAACATTTTGGTGCCGAAACGTTGTGTAATAGAAGCTTCGAATGAAGAACCAAGCACAGTCTATTTCAAACTGAACCTTTACTTTATATTCCTTAAACAGTTTCCAAAAAGAACCGTGGAAGACAGAGAAAATGCACTCGACATGCTCGTATTCAATTTTTCATAACAGGAAGCCGCCAGAGGAAGAGACATACTtgcacttcaaaataaaagcatttcttGTGAAACGTACCTTTTAACTTATATcaaataatcaaatgttttactgcCTTAAATAAAACAAGTTACAACAAGCGTAAAATAGCTGCATTCAGAGAGTGTTAAAGTAAAACATGTTGCATGTGCTGGTCGTTTCTACCTGGGATTGTCACAGTCAAATAAGCCTTAACTCTCGCACGACCTAACGAGTGGCTGATAACTGATAACTGCGAAGAATTGCAGTCAGTGTTGTGTTTTACAGAACGATGGCAATCAGCCAGTGAATTTGCCTGCGTGAGCTGGAACCGCTAGCTGCAGCGCTGAGCCTGAGAAGCTGCACCAGTCGAAACTCGTCGACCGCCACGAGGCAGTGAGGCCGACTGTTTACAGAGGCCAAGGTGATGAGGTCACCTGTGTGGCGGGTTTTGTGCAAGGAAAGTAGACTTTTGGGAGTTCAGCACATCCAAAGCCTTCTTTAGAAACAAGCTAAATGTATGGAACTGTCTTCAGAAGACGTGCGGTAATCTAGTAGTTCACAGCGAGATCAAATAACGTCTTTGCTGTTGTGTTAACACTATACCTGAAGAATCAGAAACCGGTTTATCACCAGGTAGGGTTACacttacgaggaatttgactaggTGTGATGGTGCATACGTAAACCATCAATTAAAACACGGATAAAGAACTagaaaaaatattaaatataacagtatttacattACACTGCAGTTCGGTGGTCACGGTTCGGCGCATGCAGTCgcacgacgaatacgcctttttttacgagtgggaaaaaagtctgccactcagggcagtattacaccaTTTATAATccagctagaagacccacctgcttcttttgaatCAGTGTGTGGGAatatttcgggttccctgtggactacaacaacgatggggtgcgagttgtggatcggacgaggacggtgtgtcggcgttgttcgacagcggtgcggtatgctagtggaaacacgtcaaacatgctcaatcccATCCGaatcagtctcagtccccagcgagagggcttcctcgacggcaggtgccatagttaccgccaacagatctgccctcactactgacaacgatagagtaaagcttgagtacctttatttaggcgtaatggcctcacacactcacaagttcattacacatgttagacattgctcccaaaggtacagattttattttgttttatatttattttatattttgacatcaggagatgttatacagttctgtatcgccttttattgattgtgattgaaacactttcttattatttattttaatattttcaagacattctttttagttgttcagcttatttaacctttttgtttgacatcagccaatataaataatatggccgtgtgtgtgtgtgtgtgtgtgtgtgtgtgtgtgtgtgtgtgtgtggtttgtttttaactgtgtaatacagttaattattcaaaatgttagagttccttattttcataccaaaacttgcacgactgttaaaaataaataacggcaAAActaaattatgcatttgggacttttctttgcttttccTCGTTGTACCGAatccgtaccgaaccgtgagccccaaaccgaggtccgtaccgaaccgtgacttctgtgaaccgttacccCCCTGATTGCAATGGAACTGAATAAAATATGGAATGAAAATAAATCGGCAGTAATGAGAAAAGAAAACAGATATTGTCGTACTTGTAGAAGTGCAGTAATCTATTCCAAAGAGAGATCCAATAACGTATTTGCTGTTGTGCATAACCTCAGGGTAAACAAGGCCGAATAGCCCCCAGGAGATGTCCCTTTAATGTTTAGTCAGCTGATATATAACACTACCACCTCAGACAAGAAGCCCATTCTCCCTCCAACACACCCAGGACATGAGATGACGTCGGAGAGCAAACTGACAAGCAGGTTTGTCAGGTTTACAAACCAACCAGCGGACGCTACAAAAGCTACTGTTCTGCTGCTTGAAGCTGATCCTCGCCGGCGACCAGGAATAACTGAGCTTTAATGAAGAAACACACGACGTACATGTACACTTTAAAGGGACACGAAagcaaggtatttatattactgACTGTTGACAAACCAACAAGACGTCTACAAATTGCCTTCTTTCAACGAGCGGTGACACTGGTACTAATAAACATGTGGAATCGTTATTTGGCAAAAGACTCAGACCCTCAAATACAACAACTGAAATCTATGAATATTGGGTTGATCGACGACCCAACAGATTGTGACAGCCCTAAATGCCCCCCTCTGCATTATTGTCGGCCAACATCAAGTTCTATTTCCCTGTTGTCAACACACAGGGTCCCTACAAGACTCacgaggcgctttcacaccagagtacttttcccagtatagttcTGAAAatgcgcgttcacaccaaacaaatccagaactaGAAATTAGTCCatcagaaccttttcaccccctttcccgccccgctagagagcagggactttcctgggagaaaaaggttctcatttctgattggctgggcggattgcaagccacgccccgtaaaactcccaaaacgttttgtgaagccgccattttattatccttgcattagcattattagcattattagcattagcattagcccagcgcagaaacgcagagagactaacttatggcaacacaaaagaaaacatgggagcggtggagatgaggaggtgtcggcattctggagatttactcggaaggcttcagtagcagctgctgggactcccagcagcttctactgaagccttccccaactccggggactccgggcggcagtatacgcc
It includes:
- the arhgap5 gene encoding rho GTPase-activating protein 5, which codes for MAKNKDARPPTFALSVVGLSGTEKEKGNCGVGKSCLCNRYMRPNADSYYSEHTSVLSTIDFGGRVVNNDHFLYWGEVAHRGDDGLDCKLQVIEQTEFIDDQTFLPHRSTNLQPYTKRAAASKLQSAEKLMYICTDQLGLEQDFEQRQMPDGKLNIDGFVLCIDISKGCNRKFEDQMKFVNSVYSQIVKSKKPIVIAATKCDEYVDQHLRDLQAFVANKKNLLLIETSARCNINVEVCFNVLIQQLDKTRGKPKTVPYLDAYKTQRHLVASLTDRFEKVMKHTVRDYHTTWTTVSNNLKGQSDYDDFITLEGTRKARNMFTKHIAQLKQEHIRRRREEYLTTLPKTLNNLLNNLDEVEHLSWPEAQSVIRNRTDFQYWFVVLEKTPWDETDHIDISDRRIPFDLLETPDGERIYHNHVQHLLSEKRRGEMKDRFKKTLDRVHFISAGQPWEEVMCFVMEDEAYKYISESDRRDVYCRHQQEIVERAKEDFQEMLFEHAELFYDLDLNATPSCDKMSEIHCVLNEEPRYRALQKLAPDRESLLLKHIGFVYHPTKETCLSGQNCVDMKVEQVLANRLVQLDHGRSNLYYSSANIDKINLCLLGREGLSQELANEIRAQSTDDEYTLDGKIYELELLPVDVNSTLLFSHTWVNTFKPHGCFCVFNSIESLNCIGDCIGRIRAEIAQSRRDRFAQPLPFILILANQRDNICKNIPILRHQGQQLANKLQCTFVDIPSVAFPRKFTEFQVKQGLRAVLEGLKHNFDVLAPLPSIKDMSETDLRIVMCAMCWDPFSVDLILSPFLDSHCCSAGQPGQSNTLILDKIIGDSRRRIQVTVLSYHTAIGVRKDELVHGYILVYSAKRKASMATLRAFLAEVQDVIPVQMVAITDSQADFFENDAIKELMTEGEHIATEIAAKFTALYSLSQYHRQTEVFTPFFNEVLEKKPNIESSFLYDSSSRECTTGASEDVFPTSPHSHSPAYNTYYPESDDDNEAPPPYSPIGDDVQLLPTPSERAKYRIDLEGNEYPVHSTPIGDHERNHKVPPPVRPKPVLPKPNVKKLDPNLLKTIEAGMKSNRRIPRGQLTHGEDVDASDNYADPVDTLLRSRYHNDDIYAVPEDSHSRLVKIRNSFGGLHSLHGGEEENGFDRKSQAARRPSKYKHRSKILFSKTKAYQRRFQSDSDGEESGPATQKKKKGRAHRGSEEDPLLSPADPWKGGIDNPAITSDPEQEDKKMKKKKNKTKEPKKPKSSKPTKPLYPPTRRTWESNYFGVPLQNLVTSDRPIPLFIDKCVDYIERT